Proteins encoded together in one Candidatus Auribacterota bacterium window:
- a CDS encoding Ppx/GppA family phosphatase, producing MRVCAIDIGSNSVRCLIADVARGGRISPVERGIEITRLGGGMGRSPLISPDAAERTAAAVERYVGLGRRARAERFLLFGTAILREAENAKSFIDRVKERTGQGVRILSGIEEAALAYRGVTRTIPPLPKNALVIDIGGGSVEFIIPSAKGEPVFRSAALGCVRMTELFLTSDPPPESERRSLRECIARTLDREMPKGDAPTARLIGAGGTITTAAALTLGLARYEPEKIHGCVVSLAQVAGLIAKLSGMPLDARRKMPGLEEKRADIIVAGLIVLRGIMEFYEFREITVSDEGILHGAVMELAEG from the coding sequence ATGCGTGTGTGCGCGATAGACATAGGATCAAATTCTGTCCGCTGCCTTATCGCGGACGTCGCGCGCGGGGGGCGTATTTCCCCGGTCGAGCGCGGCATCGAGATCACGCGGCTGGGCGGGGGGATGGGGAGGAGCCCGCTGATCTCTCCCGATGCGGCTGAGAGAACCGCTGCCGCGGTGGAGCGATACGTCGGACTGGGCAGGCGCGCCCGGGCAGAGCGCTTCCTTCTCTTCGGCACCGCCATCCTGCGCGAGGCTGAGAATGCCAAATCATTCATAGACAGGGTCAAGGAGAGAACCGGCCAGGGCGTCAGGATCCTGAGCGGTATCGAGGAGGCGGCGCTCGCCTATCGCGGTGTCACCCGGACGATCCCACCCCTACCCAAGAACGCGCTGGTCATCGACATCGGCGGCGGGAGCGTGGAGTTCATCATTCCATCCGCAAAGGGGGAACCTGTGTTCAGAAGCGCTGCCCTCGGCTGCGTGAGGATGACGGAGCTGTTCCTCACTTCCGATCCTCCACCAGAAAGCGAGAGAAGATCACTGCGGGAATGCATCGCTCGCACGCTTGATCGAGAGATGCCCAAAGGCGACGCTCCTACAGCGAGGCTCATCGGCGCCGGCGGCACGATCACCACCGCGGCCGCGCTCACGCTCGGCCTCGCACGCTATGAGCCTGAGAAAATCCACGGCTGCGTGGTATCGCTCGCACAGGTCGCGGGGCTCATCGCAAAACTCTCCGGGATGCCGCTCGACGCGCGGAGGAAAATGCCAGGGCTTGAAGAAAAAAGGGCCGACATCATCGTCGCAGGTCTCATTGTCCTCCGGGGCATCATGGAGTTCTACGAATTCAGAGAGATCACCGTGAGCGATGAGGGGATTCTCCATGGCGCTGTCATGGAACTCGCCGAGGGGTGA
- a CDS encoding rhomboid family intramembrane serine protease — MLPIRDINPASATPLVTVALVAICVIVFVYQLVLGVSEGPFAAQSFVYRHGLIPFEIAHGVKLTPHPSRLPHPLSSFGWPDEARLRVVSEPVRGFGEAIRILYLPIILSIFMHGSVIHLGFNMLFLWVFGNNVEDAMGHIRFLFFYLICGAAAALIHVVTNLNSQIPTIGASGAIAGVMGAYLVLYPRARILTLVPLFFYFTFVELPAVVFLGIWFLMQLLMARSGGDVAWFAHIGGFIAGLFLVRRFVKYSPRSRGRYGR; from the coding sequence ATGCTTCCCATCCGCGACATCAATCCCGCTTCCGCCACGCCGTTGGTGACCGTTGCACTCGTGGCCATCTGCGTCATCGTCTTCGTCTATCAGCTTGTACTCGGAGTGAGCGAGGGCCCCTTTGCCGCTCAGTCGTTCGTGTACCGCCACGGCCTCATCCCCTTTGAGATTGCGCATGGCGTGAAACTTACCCCGCATCCCTCGCGCCTTCCGCATCCCCTCTCCTCGTTCGGGTGGCCTGATGAAGCGCGGCTTCGGGTCGTCAGCGAGCCCGTGCGCGGCTTCGGTGAAGCAATCAGGATCCTCTATCTCCCTATAATCCTCTCCATCTTCATGCACGGCAGTGTCATCCACCTTGGATTCAATATGCTCTTCCTCTGGGTCTTCGGCAATAACGTGGAAGATGCGATGGGCCATATCCGCTTCCTCTTCTTTTACCTGATCTGCGGCGCGGCCGCTGCCCTCATCCATGTGGTCACCAATCTCAACTCCCAGATCCCCACGATAGGAGCGAGCGGCGCGATCGCCGGCGTCATGGGGGCATACCTGGTGCTCTATCCGCGCGCGCGCATCCTGACGCTCGTCCCGCTCTTTTTCTATTTCACCTTCGTGGAGCTCCCCGCGGTGGTATTTCTCGGGATCTGGTTTCTGATGCAGCTCCTCATGGCCAGGAGCGGAGGAGACGTCGCGTGGTTCGCCCACATTGGCGGGTTTATCGCGGGGCTCTTCCTCGTCAGGAGATTCGTCAAGTACAGCCCCCGGAGCCGGGGACGTTACGGCCGGTGA